A DNA window from Christiangramia salexigens contains the following coding sequences:
- a CDS encoding NUDIX hydrolase gives MKNFIDKLAYIHIVDNKILMTLSKGKSVWYIPGGKREENESDSEALMREAEEELSIKLLPESIKKYGVFEAQAHGHPEGTIVRMTCYTAQYNGTLTPASEIERLEFFPYSRKSESSFVDHLIFDDLKDKGLL, from the coding sequence ATGAAAAACTTCATCGACAAACTCGCCTATATCCATATCGTAGATAATAAGATCCTCATGACTCTTAGCAAAGGGAAATCTGTCTGGTATATTCCCGGAGGAAAACGCGAGGAAAATGAATCTGATTCCGAAGCTCTTATGCGTGAAGCAGAAGAAGAACTCAGTATTAAATTACTGCCCGAAAGCATCAAAAAATATGGAGTTTTTGAGGCTCAGGCACATGGTCATCCTGAAGGTACCATTGTACGAATGACCTGTTATACCGCCCAATATAATGGCACACTCACTCCCGCCTCTGAAATAGAAAGACTGGAATTTTTCCCATACTCCCGAAAATCTGAAAGTTCTTTTGTAGATCATCTGATCTTTGACGATCTGAAAGACAAAGGCCTGCTGTAG
- a CDS encoding retropepsin-like aspartic protease has product MEKPIFAKKSMSLKKLLKEKGYHRIKLSFTKTNHLELVAKINDIEGNFILDTGASSTCVGLEAVEHFKLMPEDSDVKAAGAGATNMLTQIAQKNLIEIEGWKRKKTDLVLFDLRHVNEALTNHKAEKVHGIIGADILKKGKAIIDYKSKSLYLK; this is encoded by the coding sequence ATGGAAAAACCTATATTTGCTAAAAAAAGCATGTCCCTCAAAAAGCTATTAAAAGAAAAAGGTTATCACCGCATAAAACTGAGTTTCACCAAGACCAATCATCTGGAACTGGTAGCCAAGATAAACGACATAGAAGGAAATTTCATTCTGGACACGGGCGCTTCTAGTACCTGCGTTGGCCTCGAAGCCGTAGAACATTTTAAACTCATGCCAGAAGACAGTGATGTTAAGGCAGCCGGAGCCGGGGCTACAAATATGCTTACCCAGATCGCACAAAAGAACCTTATTGAAATAGAAGGCTGGAAACGCAAGAAAACAGATCTCGTACTATTCGATCTAAGACATGTAAATGAAGCGCTGACCAATCATAAGGCAGAAAAGGTACATGGTATTATAGGTGCCGATATTCTGAAAAAAGGAAAGGCGATCATAGATTATAAGAGCAAGTCTTTGTATCTAAAATAA
- a CDS encoding intradiol ring-cleavage dioxygenase, with protein MKTLGVLIGLLIFSCAESQETREYWLAGGPCEGCEAVMEYGDKTLSSVDTLPGFDSATKKLKVSGTIFKGDGETPAGGVILYIYQTNAEGLYAAPDSAKGWARRHGELRGWMKTGNDGKYTFYTLVPGNYPGSEFAAHIHPTVLEPDGKYYYLQDYLFEGDPYMEQGLKDQPRGGTDGILKLKNENGILVGTRDLILGKNIPGYPKK; from the coding sequence ATGAAGACATTAGGAGTTTTAATTGGGTTGTTGATTTTCTCCTGTGCAGAGTCGCAGGAAACCCGGGAATACTGGCTCGCTGGCGGACCATGTGAAGGTTGTGAAGCAGTTATGGAATATGGAGACAAAACCCTGAGTTCGGTAGATACCCTGCCGGGATTTGATAGCGCAACAAAAAAGCTTAAGGTGAGCGGTACCATTTTTAAGGGTGATGGAGAAACACCCGCGGGAGGCGTCATTCTTTATATCTATCAAACCAATGCTGAAGGCCTCTATGCTGCGCCGGACTCAGCTAAAGGATGGGCCAGAAGGCATGGGGAGCTTCGTGGCTGGATGAAAACAGGAAACGATGGTAAGTATACATTTTACACACTTGTGCCGGGTAATTATCCAGGCAGTGAATTTGCCGCGCATATACATCCTACGGTTCTTGAGCCGGACGGGAAATATTATTACTTACAGGATTATTTATTTGAGGGGGATCCTTATATGGAGCAGGGATTGAAAGACCAGCCAAGGGGAGGAACCGATGGGATTCTTAAACTGAAAAATGAAAACGGAATTCTGGTAGGTACCCGGGATCTCATTCTGGGAAAAAATATCCCTGGTTACCCTAAAAAATAA
- the dinB gene encoding DNA polymerase IV has product MKLDKSIIHLDLDTFFVSVERRLDSRLNDKPLMVGGLGDRGVVAACSYETRKFGVHSGMSMKVARQLCPQATIIKGNASTYTKHSHLVTEIIRNKVPSFEKASVDEFYADLTGMDRFFGIRQFAHELRQEIIRESGLPISFGLSQNKVVSKIATGEAKPNAEKFIQAGTEKDFLAPLTVNKIPMIGNKTFQKLLNLGVRKVKTIQEMPVEMLESVLGKNGRIIWKRANGIDQSPIIPFHERKSISTERTFNRDTIDMIRLHATLVAMAESLAYQLRKGNKLTSVVSVKIRYSDFQTQSKQAKIPYTSADHILIPKVEELFKQLYSRRLLIRLIGVRFSGLVGGNYQINLFDDSEEMLSLYNSLDKIKNRFGEHSVMRAVTLGTKTIGRMGNPFNGDPPIVLAHRKQ; this is encoded by the coding sequence ATGAAGTTAGACAAGTCAATCATACACCTGGATCTGGACACTTTTTTTGTATCGGTAGAACGTCGTTTAGACTCACGTCTCAACGACAAACCGCTCATGGTTGGCGGACTCGGAGATCGCGGAGTGGTAGCCGCCTGTAGCTATGAGACCCGAAAGTTCGGCGTACACTCGGGCATGTCTATGAAGGTGGCACGGCAACTTTGCCCACAGGCGACCATCATTAAAGGGAATGCTTCCACCTATACCAAACACTCTCATCTGGTAACAGAGATCATTCGCAACAAAGTACCTTCTTTTGAAAAAGCCAGCGTGGATGAATTCTATGCCGATCTCACCGGAATGGACCGTTTTTTTGGGATCCGGCAGTTCGCACACGAGTTAAGACAGGAGATCATTAGGGAAAGCGGACTCCCAATCTCCTTCGGACTCTCACAAAACAAGGTGGTTTCCAAGATCGCAACAGGGGAGGCCAAACCCAATGCCGAAAAATTCATTCAGGCAGGTACCGAAAAAGATTTTCTCGCCCCGCTTACAGTGAACAAGATCCCGATGATAGGAAACAAAACCTTTCAGAAGCTGCTCAATCTGGGAGTTAGAAAGGTGAAAACCATTCAGGAAATGCCGGTAGAAATGCTGGAAAGCGTATTGGGTAAGAACGGTCGTATCATCTGGAAACGGGCAAACGGAATAGATCAGAGTCCTATTATTCCCTTTCACGAAAGAAAATCTATCTCTACCGAGCGTACCTTTAACCGGGACACCATAGATATGATCCGCCTGCATGCCACTTTGGTCGCCATGGCCGAAAGCCTCGCCTATCAGTTGCGAAAAGGCAATAAGCTTACCTCGGTTGTGAGTGTAAAGATCCGTTATTCAGATTTTCAAACCCAGAGCAAACAGGCTAAGATCCCTTACACCAGCGCAGACCATATCCTCATTCCTAAGGTAGAAGAACTCTTTAAACAACTTTACTCCCGCCGATTACTAATAAGGCTTATCGGAGTGCGTTTTAGCGGACTCGTAGGCGGAAATTATCAGATCAACCTGTTCGATGATTCCGAAGAAATGCTGAGTCTCTATAATTCTCTGGATAAGATCAAGAACAGATTTGGGGAACACAGTGTGATGCGGGCAGTTACTCTGGGCACCAAGACCATCGGAAGGATGGGGAATCCTTTTAACGGCGATCCGCCTATAGTACTGGCACACCGGAAACAGTAG
- a CDS encoding YybH family protein: protein MKLFRLFTIISLLILISCADKEAEKEEKTTAQDVRKPSEVKKDWIDAWNTNNAEKLQQSTSDDAVLLMQGEAMGRDSIRSWYNESAPMMKDLRTEVKMMNYSDNIAYEGGTYVYNIKGDSLKTKYEGVYTIIWERTKDDWQVKLMSITGKTPDSTSMKEE from the coding sequence ATGAAACTATTCAGATTATTTACAATCATTAGTCTTTTAATCCTGATATCCTGCGCAGATAAAGAGGCAGAAAAAGAGGAAAAGACCACGGCTCAGGATGTAAGAAAACCTTCTGAAGTCAAAAAGGACTGGATCGATGCCTGGAATACGAACAATGCCGAAAAGCTACAGCAGTCTACTTCAGATGATGCCGTTCTTCTTATGCAGGGAGAAGCCATGGGCCGGGATAGCATTCGCAGCTGGTACAATGAAAGCGCGCCAATGATGAAAGACCTTAGAACTGAGGTGAAGATGATGAATTACAGCGACAATATTGCCTATGAAGGAGGCACTTATGTATATAATATTAAAGGTGATAGTTTAAAGACCAAATATGAAGGTGTATATACCATTATTTGGGAACGCACTAAAGATGACTGGCAGGTAAAACTGATGAGTATCACAGGAAAAACACCGGACAGCACTAGTATGAAAGAGGAATAG
- a CDS encoding DNA polymerase III subunit alpha produces MYLNCHTYYSLRYGSMAVEDLCVLAKENKVSQLVVTDINNTSACLSFIKIAKDYDITPLVGIDFRNGVQQQYVGIAKNNEGYRQLNKHLSTQLHLQKDFEPDAPSLPDCFFIYPYEKIVANKKKEFTENEFIGISTESLRKLRFSTYREMKDKLVLLQTLSFRNKKDYNAHRLLRAIDNNCLLSKLPESEQGSFSHQMISPELIEEEFQDFPHILKNTSCLMQSCRVSFEFGSGLNRNLLQLGSSREADEAKLSRICYERLPRRYPKAGKEVYDRTEKELSAIIRLGFVSYFLINLDIVEYAKSKNYPMIGRGSGANSIVAYIIGITNVDPIELDLYFERFINPNRKSPPDFDIDFSWKDRNDVTDYIFRKYDHTALMGTYVTFKRRAVARELGKVFGLPKENIDKLSAGYFNYKELDHLEKLVLQYSSLIEGFPNYLSVHSGGILILNDSVFNYAGTFLPPKGFQTIQIDMNIAEEIGIHKFDILAQRGLSKITDAIEIIKKNQPDAEIEDMENISVFKEDPQINELLKTGDCMGVFYVESPAMRGLLTKLQTDNYLNLVAASSIIRPGISSGGMKEEYIKRHRDPERRKQGHPVMLEIMDDTYGIMVYQEDVMKVAHKFAGLSFDDADVLRRGMSGKKTSKDQMQKIEDKFRENCREKGYSETLITEVWEQISSFAGYAFPKGHSASYAVESYQSLYLKKYFPLEFMVAALNNGGGFYNVETYIQEIRKCGGRIHGPCINKSDHPNVIYGKDIYLGMGYIKELESKTIRQILESRQFFGEFKDFDDFIDRVYISIEQLSILLKINAFRFTGMDKHHLLWKAYFKVSKSKPDTGQAVLFKPKHRDFELPEFEYSRLVEAYDQMELLGFPLCSHFELLKHPMQRSVTAKDLIHHTGKEVQIYGNLITVKKTSTSNGKYMYFGTFYDPEGDIFDTVHFPDIAVKYPMRSKGIYLCRGIVVNELDYISISIKWISRQETMSDPRLVNSDFKVKLQG; encoded by the coding sequence ATGTACTTAAACTGTCATACTTATTATTCTCTACGCTATGGCAGCATGGCGGTAGAAGACCTGTGTGTGCTGGCGAAAGAAAACAAAGTCTCTCAACTGGTAGTTACCGATATCAACAACACCTCGGCCTGCCTTAGTTTTATTAAAATCGCAAAGGACTACGACATCACTCCGCTTGTGGGCATAGATTTTAGAAACGGAGTGCAGCAGCAGTATGTAGGCATTGCAAAAAATAATGAAGGATATCGTCAACTAAATAAACATCTTTCAACCCAGCTGCATCTTCAAAAAGATTTTGAGCCCGATGCACCCTCCCTGCCCGATTGCTTTTTTATCTATCCCTACGAAAAAATCGTGGCAAATAAGAAAAAAGAATTTACTGAAAATGAATTCATCGGTATCTCTACAGAAAGTCTTCGAAAACTCAGGTTTTCTACCTATCGGGAAATGAAAGATAAACTGGTGTTGCTGCAAACGCTAAGCTTCAGGAATAAAAAAGACTATAACGCCCACCGGCTGTTAAGAGCTATAGACAATAACTGCCTGCTAAGCAAACTTCCGGAAAGCGAACAGGGTTCTTTTTCACACCAAATGATCTCTCCGGAATTGATAGAAGAAGAATTCCAGGATTTCCCGCATATCCTTAAAAATACATCCTGCCTCATGCAGAGCTGCAGAGTAAGCTTTGAATTTGGAAGCGGATTGAACCGGAATCTGTTACAGCTGGGAAGCAGTCGTGAAGCAGACGAGGCGAAGCTAAGCCGTATCTGTTATGAAAGATTACCGCGACGCTACCCCAAAGCAGGCAAAGAAGTTTATGACCGTACAGAAAAGGAGCTTTCTGCCATCATTCGGCTGGGCTTCGTATCCTATTTCCTCATTAATCTGGATATCGTAGAATATGCCAAGTCTAAAAATTACCCAATGATAGGTCGTGGGAGCGGTGCAAATTCCATTGTCGCTTACATCATAGGAATTACGAATGTAGATCCCATAGAACTGGATCTTTATTTTGAACGCTTCATCAACCCCAACAGAAAATCTCCCCCAGATTTCGATATCGATTTTTCATGGAAAGACCGGAACGATGTGACCGATTATATCTTTAGAAAATATGATCATACCGCCCTTATGGGCACCTATGTCACCTTTAAACGCAGAGCAGTGGCCAGGGAACTGGGAAAGGTCTTCGGCTTGCCTAAGGAAAATATAGACAAACTATCGGCCGGTTACTTTAACTATAAAGAACTGGACCATCTGGAAAAATTGGTATTACAATACAGCAGCTTAATTGAAGGTTTTCCTAATTACCTGAGTGTGCATTCCGGCGGGATCCTGATCCTGAACGATTCGGTTTTTAATTATGCAGGCACCTTTCTTCCACCCAAAGGTTTTCAGACCATACAGATCGATATGAATATCGCTGAAGAAATAGGTATCCATAAATTTGATATTCTTGCCCAACGCGGACTTTCCAAGATCACCGATGCGATAGAGATCATAAAGAAGAATCAACCGGACGCCGAGATCGAGGATATGGAGAACATCTCGGTTTTTAAGGAAGATCCGCAGATCAACGAACTGCTTAAGACCGGGGACTGCATGGGAGTTTTTTACGTGGAATCACCTGCCATGCGGGGTCTTCTCACCAAATTGCAAACCGACAATTATCTGAACCTTGTAGCAGCGAGTTCCATAATTCGGCCAGGTATTTCCAGCGGTGGGATGAAGGAAGAATACATTAAACGCCACCGCGATCCCGAACGCAGAAAACAGGGACACCCCGTGATGCTGGAGATCATGGACGACACTTATGGGATCATGGTTTATCAGGAAGATGTGATGAAGGTTGCTCATAAATTCGCAGGCCTTAGCTTTGACGATGCCGACGTGTTGCGAAGAGGAATGAGCGGAAAAAAGACTTCTAAAGACCAGATGCAAAAAATCGAGGACAAGTTCCGGGAGAACTGCAGAGAGAAAGGCTATTCTGAAACCCTGATCACCGAGGTGTGGGAACAGATCTCTTCGTTTGCCGGGTATGCCTTTCCAAAAGGTCATTCGGCATCCTATGCGGTGGAGAGCTACCAAAGTCTTTACCTCAAAAAATACTTTCCGCTGGAGTTCATGGTGGCAGCACTGAATAACGGAGGTGGATTTTATAATGTAGAAACCTATATACAGGAAATTAGGAAATGCGGCGGCCGTATTCACGGCCCCTGTATTAATAAGAGCGATCATCCTAATGTGATCTACGGAAAGGATATTTATCTCGGTATGGGATATATCAAAGAGCTCGAGAGCAAAACGATCCGTCAGATCCTTGAAAGCCGGCAATTTTTCGGAGAGTTCAAAGACTTTGATGATTTTATAGACAGGGTATATATTTCTATAGAACAACTAAGTATTCTGTTAAAGATAAATGCCTTCCGATTTACGGGCATGGACAAACATCATCTTCTCTGGAAAGCCTATTTTAAGGTTAGCAAAAGCAAACCCGATACAGGACAGGCGGTCTTATTCAAGCCTAAACACAGGGATTTTGAACTCCCGGAATTTGAATACTCCAGACTGGTGGAAGCCTACGATCAGATGGAATTACTGGGCTTCCCGCTATGCAGTCATTTTGAATTGCTTAAACACCCAATGCAAAGATCTGTTACCGCCAAAGACCTTATCCACCACACCGGGAAGGAAGTGCAGATCTACGGTAACCTTATCACGGTGAAAAAGACAAGTACCTCCAATGGGAAGTATATGTATTTCGGGACTTTTTATGATCCTGAAGGAGATATCTTTGATACGGTACATTTTCCTGATATCGCCGTCAAATACCCTATGCGAAGTAAAGGCATTTATCTCTGTCGAGGGATCGTAGTGAATGAACTGGATTATATTTCTATAAGCATTAAATGGATCTCGAGACAGGAAACCATGAGTGATCCCCGGTTAGTGAATTCAGATTTCAAAGTTAAGCTGCAAGGTTAA
- a CDS encoding 2-oxoglutarate dehydrogenase E1 component, whose translation MDRFSFLNAAHTAYFAELYDQYLQNPDSVEPSWRAFFQGFDFGMQQDGVSQELLNNEAPVNFAEGEIPEQVVKEFQVIRLIDGYRTRGHLFTKTNPVRERRKYRPTLDISNFGLEESDLKTTFSAGDILGIGPSPLQEIIKHLEKVYCESIGIEYMYIRKPEEIQWIQDKLNVNDNQPQFDEKGKKQILKKLNEAVSFESFLHTKYVGQKRFSLEGNESLIPALDSLIEKAAELGVKDFVMGMAHRGRLNTLTNIFGKSAKDIFSEFDGKDYEQDIFDGDVKYHLGWTSCRTTDNGNEININIAPNPSHLETVGPVVQGIARAKQDRRYNGDNSKVLPILVHGDAAIAGQGLVYEIVQMAQLEGYQTGGTIHIVVNNQIGFTTNYLDARSSTYCTDVGKVTLSPVLHVNADDAEAVVHAMLFALDFRMKFKRDVFIDLLGYRKYGHNEGDEPRFTQPKLYKAIAKHKNARDIYAEQLMQSGLIDESYIKKLEEEYKATLEEELEDSRKEETTKITPFMEDEWEGFENGVEDDMMKDVDTTFDLKKLDKVAEAVSQLPEGKKFMRKIKKIIDGRKKMYFEDNKLDWSMAEHLAYGSLMTEGYNIRISGQDSERGTFSHRHAVVKVEESEEEIILHNNIENRDGDFFIYNSPLSEYGVVGFDYGYAMASPTTLNIWEAQFGDFVNGAQIMIDQYISAAEDKWKLQNGLVMFLPHGYEGQGAEHSSGRMERFLQLCAKDNMFVADISTPANMFHLLRRQMKAEFRKPLIIFTPKSLLRHPKVISTKEEFANGGFQTVLDDPDANADNVKTLVFCTGKFYYDLLKHKEENNRDDVALVRIEQLFPLPTSKMREMMDKYKNADDVVWAQEEPRNMGAYGHFLLHFEEARQFRVCSRKFYGSPAAGSAVRFKKRHERVIASVFDKDLKEEN comes from the coding sequence ATGGATAGATTTTCATTTCTAAATGCTGCTCATACTGCTTATTTCGCAGAACTTTACGATCAATACTTACAGAACCCTGATAGCGTAGAGCCCAGTTGGAGGGCTTTTTTTCAAGGCTTTGACTTTGGAATGCAACAGGACGGGGTTTCTCAGGAACTATTGAACAACGAAGCTCCCGTGAATTTTGCAGAAGGGGAGATACCAGAACAGGTTGTAAAAGAATTTCAGGTAATACGATTAATTGACGGTTACCGTACCCGAGGGCATTTATTCACTAAGACAAACCCGGTAAGGGAAAGAAGAAAATACAGGCCAACTCTCGATATTTCCAATTTTGGACTCGAAGAAAGCGACCTGAAAACCACATTTAGCGCAGGAGACATACTGGGAATTGGACCTTCCCCTCTTCAGGAAATTATTAAACATCTTGAAAAGGTTTACTGCGAATCTATTGGTATCGAGTATATGTATATTCGTAAGCCGGAAGAGATTCAGTGGATTCAGGATAAGCTGAATGTTAATGATAATCAGCCGCAATTCGACGAAAAAGGGAAAAAACAGATCCTGAAAAAACTCAATGAGGCCGTTTCTTTTGAATCCTTTTTGCATACCAAATATGTGGGGCAAAAGAGATTTTCACTGGAAGGTAACGAAAGCCTTATTCCGGCGCTAGACTCGCTAATAGAAAAAGCGGCCGAACTTGGAGTGAAGGATTTTGTAATGGGAATGGCTCACCGTGGTAGACTTAATACGCTTACCAACATCTTCGGGAAAAGTGCTAAAGACATCTTCAGCGAATTTGACGGTAAAGATTATGAACAGGATATTTTTGACGGTGACGTAAAATATCACCTTGGCTGGACTTCATGTCGTACTACCGATAACGGTAACGAAATAAATATAAACATAGCGCCAAATCCATCTCACCTTGAGACTGTAGGACCGGTAGTTCAGGGTATTGCCCGGGCTAAACAGGACCGCAGATATAATGGGGATAACTCCAAGGTGCTTCCAATTCTTGTTCATGGTGATGCAGCTATTGCTGGACAGGGATTAGTTTATGAAATTGTACAAATGGCTCAGCTGGAAGGTTATCAAACCGGCGGAACCATACATATAGTGGTAAATAACCAGATTGGTTTTACTACAAATTATCTTGATGCAAGAAGCTCAACATACTGTACAGATGTAGGGAAAGTTACTCTTTCTCCGGTACTTCACGTAAATGCAGACGATGCAGAAGCTGTGGTGCACGCTATGCTTTTCGCACTGGACTTCAGAATGAAATTTAAAAGGGATGTGTTTATAGACCTTCTTGGCTATAGAAAATATGGTCATAATGAAGGGGATGAACCAAGATTTACACAGCCTAAGCTTTACAAGGCGATTGCCAAGCATAAAAATGCTCGCGATATTTATGCAGAGCAATTAATGCAAAGCGGACTTATAGACGAATCCTATATTAAAAAGCTTGAGGAGGAATATAAAGCAACTCTTGAAGAGGAGCTTGAGGACTCCAGAAAAGAAGAGACTACCAAGATTACTCCGTTCATGGAAGATGAATGGGAAGGATTTGAGAATGGGGTAGAGGATGACATGATGAAAGATGTTGATACTACCTTCGATCTTAAAAAACTGGATAAGGTAGCCGAAGCTGTTTCTCAATTGCCGGAGGGCAAGAAGTTTATGAGAAAGATCAAAAAGATCATAGACGGGAGAAAGAAAATGTATTTTGAAGATAATAAGCTGGATTGGTCTATGGCCGAGCATTTAGCTTACGGATCTTTAATGACAGAGGGTTATAATATCAGAATTAGCGGTCAGGATAGTGAAAGAGGAACATTCTCTCACCGTCATGCCGTGGTAAAAGTTGAAGAAAGTGAAGAAGAGATCATTCTTCATAATAATATAGAGAACAGAGACGGAGATTTCTTCATTTATAACTCTCCGCTTTCAGAATATGGAGTTGTAGGCTTTGATTATGGTTATGCCATGGCAAGCCCAACAACACTTAATATCTGGGAAGCGCAATTTGGGGATTTCGTGAATGGAGCTCAGATCATGATAGATCAGTATATCTCTGCAGCAGAGGATAAATGGAAGCTTCAGAATGGACTTGTGATGTTCCTTCCTCATGGATATGAGGGTCAGGGAGCGGAGCACTCTTCCGGTAGAATGGAGCGTTTCCTTCAGTTATGTGCTAAGGACAATATGTTTGTGGCAGATATTTCCACTCCTGCGAATATGTTCCACCTTTTAAGAAGACAGATGAAGGCAGAATTTAGAAAGCCCCTTATCATCTTTACTCCTAAAAGTTTATTGAGACATCCAAAAGTGATCTCTACCAAAGAGGAATTCGCGAATGGTGGTTTCCAGACCGTTCTTGACGATCCGGATGCAAATGCAGATAATGTGAAAACTCTGGTATTCTGTACTGGTAAGTTCTATTACGACCTGTTAAAGCATAAGGAAGAGAATAACAGGGATGATGTGGCTCTTGTGCGTATTGAACAACTATTCCCATTACCTACTTCCAAAATGAGGGAGATGATGGATAAATATAAGAATGCAGACGATGTGGTTTGGGCACAGGAAGAACCTCGAAATATGGGGGCTTATGGTCACTTCTTACTGCATTTTGAAGAAGCGCGTCAATTCAGGGTTTGTAGCCGTAAGTTTTACGGTTCACCTGCTGCCGGTAGTGCAGTGCGTTTCAAGAAACGTCACGAACGCGTGATCGCCAGTGTATTTGATAAAGATCTAAAAGAAGAAAATTAA
- the odhB gene encoding 2-oxoglutarate dehydrogenase complex dihydrolipoyllysine-residue succinyltransferase has product MALEMKVPSPGESITEVEIAQWLVEDGDYVEKDQAIAEVDSDKATLELPAEASGIITLKAEEGDVVEVGEVVCLIDTEAEKPGGDSGDKSPEEEEKERQESKDSKKDSDKADAKSEEPSKSSTPSQKQDTYATGSPSPAAKKILDEKGIDPKEVKGTGKDGRVTKDDAVEAKASMGTPGNAKRGEERKKMSMFRRKLSERLVSAKNDTAMLTTFNEVDMSPIFALRKKYKEEFKDKHGVGLGFMSFFTLAVVRALGEYPDVNSMIDGDYQVKYDYKDISIAVSGPKGLTVPVIRNAENLSFRGVEAEVKRLALRARDGKITVDEMTGGTFTITNGGIFGSMLSTPIINPPQSAILGMHNIVERPVAIDGHVEIRPIMYVALSYDHRIIDGKESVGFLVAVKEALENPEELLMDNDVKRALEL; this is encoded by the coding sequence ATGGCCTTAGAAATGAAAGTTCCTTCACCCGGGGAATCCATCACTGAAGTTGAAATAGCTCAGTGGCTGGTAGAAGACGGGGATTATGTTGAAAAAGATCAGGCAATTGCCGAAGTAGACAGTGATAAAGCTACACTGGAACTTCCTGCTGAAGCCAGCGGTATTATTACCCTAAAGGCTGAAGAAGGTGATGTGGTAGAAGTAGGCGAGGTAGTTTGTCTTATAGATACCGAAGCTGAAAAGCCGGGTGGTGATTCTGGGGATAAATCTCCTGAAGAGGAAGAAAAGGAACGCCAGGAAAGTAAGGATAGTAAGAAGGATAGTGATAAGGCTGATGCTAAATCTGAAGAGCCTTCAAAATCCAGTACGCCTTCGCAGAAGCAAGACACCTATGCAACCGGAAGTCCTTCTCCTGCAGCCAAGAAAATACTTGATGAAAAAGGAATCGACCCTAAAGAAGTTAAAGGTACGGGTAAAGACGGTCGTGTAACTAAAGACGATGCGGTTGAGGCTAAAGCTTCTATGGGAACACCAGGTAATGCGAAGCGTGGTGAAGAACGCAAGAAAATGTCGATGTTCCGTCGTAAGCTTTCTGAGCGTTTGGTGAGTGCCAAGAACGATACAGCAATGCTAACTACTTTTAATGAGGTAGATATGTCTCCAATCTTTGCACTTCGTAAGAAGTACAAGGAGGAATTTAAAGACAAGCATGGTGTAGGCCTTGGTTTCATGTCTTTCTTCACTCTTGCAGTAGTTCGCGCCTTAGGTGAATATCCTGATGTGAACTCTATGATAGATGGAGACTACCAGGTGAAATATGATTATAAAGATATTAGTATAGCGGTTTCGGGTCCTAAAGGATTAACGGTGCCGGTTATTAGAAATGCTGAGAATCTAAGTTTCCGTGGAGTTGAGGCTGAGGTAAAACGCCTTGCGCTAAGAGCCCGTGATGGAAAGATCACTGTAGACGAAATGACCGGAGGTACTTTTACAATTACCAACGGTGGAATCTTTGGTTCCATGCTTTCTACTCCAATTATCAACCCTCCTCAGAGTGCGATCCTTGGAATGCATAATATCGTTGAAAGACCTGTGGCTATAGATGGTCATGTGGAGATAAGACCAATTATGTATGTAGCACTTTCTTATGATCACCGAATCATTGATGGGAAAGAATCTGTAGGTTTCCTTGTAGCTGTTAAAGAAGCTCTTGAGAACCCTGAAGAGTTGCTAATGGATAATGATGTAAAAAGAGCTCTGGAACTATAA